One genomic segment of Nitrospirota bacterium includes these proteins:
- the msbA gene encoding lipid A export permease/ATP-binding protein MsbA has product MKNYLRLLKFVRPYIGLLLVAMLCSIVVSGVTGATAWLVKPVLDDIFIKKDVNMLALLPLGIIVLYVTKGAFGYIHSYLMKLIGAKVATDIRQSLYNHTINLPLRFYSDNSTGTLVSRFTSDVGGIQGIIADSLKNIFIEGFTLIVLAVIAFYRKWDLALISLVIFPLSAILIIKVGNRLRKIGRMAQDKIADVMAALSETFTGIKIVKAFGMEERESRKFEEKNKGYLNAMIKATKTAELTSPLVEVIGGIGVAVVVWYGGFQVVSGKISAGTFFSFIAAVLMLYTPIRRLSSVNNAVQQAIGASERIFYLLDTEPEPKSDGLKRITTVKSMIEFKDVWFSYGDRKRDALVGIDLKVNAGEIVAFVGMSGGGKTTLVNLIPRFYEPTEGAILIDGINIRELTLESLRGLVGIVSQETILFNDTIRNNIGYGRKGASEDEIIDAARLAYAHDFIKDLPHGYDTVIGERGMKLSGGQRQRVSIARALLKDPPILILDEATSLLDPASEYYVQMALSNLMKDRTTFVIAHRLSTIKIADRIIVIDKGMIVEMGQHDELLKKGGYYSRLYRMQLDRELQKGATFI; this is encoded by the coding sequence ATGAAAAATTACCTCAGGCTCCTTAAATTTGTCAGACCGTATATCGGTCTTCTTCTTGTAGCCATGCTATGTAGCATTGTTGTTTCTGGTGTTACTGGTGCTACTGCATGGCTTGTAAAGCCAGTCCTTGATGATATATTTATCAAGAAGGATGTGAATATGCTTGCCCTCTTGCCTTTAGGGATTATCGTCCTCTATGTTACAAAAGGGGCATTCGGCTACATCCATTCTTATTTGATGAAACTTATCGGCGCAAAGGTAGCTACCGATATCAGACAGTCGCTTTACAATCATACTATAAATCTCCCCCTTAGATTTTACTCTGATAATTCTACAGGAACACTGGTGTCACGCTTTACGAGTGATGTTGGGGGAATTCAGGGGATAATTGCAGATAGTCTTAAGAACATCTTTATAGAAGGATTTACCCTCATTGTTCTTGCAGTGATTGCATTCTACAGGAAATGGGATCTCGCATTAATCTCACTTGTTATATTTCCTTTATCAGCAATCCTTATAATTAAGGTAGGAAACCGTTTACGGAAAATAGGGAGAATGGCACAGGATAAGATCGCCGATGTTATGGCTGCCCTTTCAGAGACATTCACAGGGATAAAGATTGTAAAGGCATTCGGGATGGAAGAAAGGGAGTCAAGAAAATTTGAAGAGAAGAATAAGGGATATCTCAATGCGATGATTAAGGCAACAAAGACCGCAGAATTAACATCTCCTCTCGTGGAGGTGATAGGTGGTATAGGGGTAGCAGTTGTTGTGTGGTATGGAGGATTTCAGGTTGTCAGCGGTAAGATATCTGCAGGTACATTCTTCTCTTTTATAGCTGCAGTATTAATGCTCTATACCCCTATAAGGAGGCTGAGTAGTGTAAACAATGCAGTCCAACAGGCTATAGGCGCTTCTGAAAGGATATTCTACCTGCTTGATACTGAGCCAGAACCAAAGAGTGACGGCTTGAAGAGGATTACAACAGTTAAATCAATGATTGAGTTTAAAGATGTATGGTTCAGCTACGGCGATAGAAAAAGAGATGCACTTGTAGGTATAGACCTAAAGGTCAATGCTGGAGAGATCGTTGCATTTGTAGGTATGAGCGGAGGAGGTAAGACAACACTTGTAAATCTTATCCCGAGGTTCTATGAACCAACAGAAGGGGCGATACTCATCGATGGCATTAACATAAGAGAACTGACATTAGAATCTCTCAGAGGTCTTGTCGGTATTGTCAGTCAGGAGACTATACTCTTTAATGATACGATAAGGAATAATATAGGATATGGCAGAAAGGGTGCAAGCGAAGACGAGATAATAGACGCTGCCAGACTTGCTTATGCCCATGATTTCATAAAGGATCTCCCTCATGGCTACGATACTGTGATAGGTGAAAGGGGAATGAAGCTTTCAGGTGGGCAGCGGCAACGTGTCTCCATAGCAAGGGCACTTCTTAAAGACCCACCGATACTCATACTTGATGAGGCAACATCACTGCTGGATCCTGCCTCGGAATACTATGTTCAGATGGCACTGAGTAATCTTATGAAGGACAGGACTACATTCGTTATTGCACACAGACTCTCCACTATCAAGATAGCTGACAGAATAATTGTGATTGATAAGGGCATGA